In Methanooceanicella nereidis, a single window of DNA contains:
- a CDS encoding class II glutamine amidotransferase, with product MKNCDKEYIPSGCAISGIMNKRGKRIDGKKIIKSISLMHDRSNGLGGGFAAYGIYPQYKDHYAFHIMFDDIESKERLEGYLSDNFLIEKDEKIPTRKTENIHNPPILWRYFVKVNESKLEEICEEDYVVRQVMHINSKFMGTFISSSGKNMGGFKGVGYPEDIAKFYRLEDYNAYIWTSHGRFPTNTPGWWGGAHPITLLDWSVVHNGEISSYGTNKRYLEMFGYHLELMTDTEVIAYLFDLLVRRHKLPIDIATKALAPPFWKDIDRMAPEQKKAYEAIRMVYGSALMNGPFSILVGFNRGMVGLNDRIKLRPMIAATKGDFLYMASEESAIRIIEPEPEHVWAPKAGTPVIGLLEEDVE from the coding sequence ATGAAAAACTGCGACAAGGAATACATACCGTCAGGCTGTGCCATCTCTGGGATAATGAACAAGAGGGGCAAGCGTATAGACGGTAAAAAGATCATTAAGTCCATATCCCTTATGCACGACAGGTCCAACGGGCTTGGAGGAGGTTTTGCAGCATACGGCATATACCCGCAATACAAAGACCATTATGCATTTCATATAATGTTTGACGACATCGAGAGCAAGGAAAGGCTTGAAGGGTACCTGTCAGACAATTTCCTGATCGAGAAGGACGAGAAGATCCCGACGAGGAAGACCGAGAACATACACAATCCGCCCATACTATGGAGATATTTCGTCAAGGTGAACGAATCAAAGCTGGAGGAAATATGCGAAGAAGACTACGTAGTAAGGCAGGTCATGCATATCAACTCGAAGTTCATGGGCACCTTCATATCCTCGAGCGGTAAGAACATGGGCGGCTTTAAGGGAGTAGGATACCCGGAGGACATCGCGAAGTTCTACAGGCTCGAAGACTACAACGCCTATATCTGGACATCGCACGGAAGGTTCCCGACGAACACCCCCGGATGGTGGGGAGGGGCTCACCCGATAACCCTTCTGGACTGGTCAGTCGTCCATAACGGCGAGATATCCTCTTACGGGACTAACAAGAGATACCTCGAGATGTTCGGTTATCACTTAGAATTGATGACCGACACTGAAGTCATAGCATACTTATTCGACCTGCTTGTCAGGCGTCATAAATTACCGATCGACATTGCCACAAAGGCACTGGCACCGCCATTCTGGAAGGATATAGACAGGATGGCCCCCGAGCAGAAGAAAGCGTACGAGGCCATCAGGATGGTCTACGGCAGCGCGCTGATGAACGGACCGTTCTCGATACTCGTCGGATTTAACAGGGGCATGGTCGGCCTGAACGACCGTATCAAGCTCAGGCCTATGATAGCAGCGACTAAAGGCGATTTCCTGTACATGGCATCCGAAGAGTCGGCCATCAGGATAATCGAGCCGGAGCCGGAACACGTATGGGCGCCGAAAGCGGGAACGCCCGTTATCGGATTACTTGAGGAGGACGTCGAATGA
- a CDS encoding glutamate synthase-related protein yields the protein MISNVPPEFNVDISDRKCVKCKRCTKECGFDALSYSKEFDCIIADDSKCVACHRCVTFCPKNAITIRENQLAYKNNYNFTASVRKNIQKQANTGGILLTAMGNDRPYPIYWDHMLIDACQVTNPSIDPLREPMELRTYIGRKPDSLEFETVDGKLKLKTRIGPNIKIDVPVVFAAMSYGSVSYNVHKSLMKAAQNCGTLMNTGEGGLHKDFYEYKDNVIVQCASGRFGVHGDYLNAGAAIEIKVGQGAKPGIGGHLPGEKVDEEVSKTRMIPQGSDAISPAPHHDIYSIEDLSQLIYALKEATEYKKPISVKVAAVHNIAAICSGIVRAGADIVTIDGFRGGTGAAPLVIRDNVGIPIELALAAVDDRLRKEGIRNHASIICGGGIRHSGDVIKAIALGADAVMIGTSALVALGCRVCQKCNTGKCSWGIATQKPHLTARLDPEEGALRLTNLLNGWSHEIQEVLGALGVNSLESLRGNRERLRGIGLDEKTLEILGIKPAGR from the coding sequence ATGATCTCGAACGTACCGCCAGAGTTCAACGTCGACATCAGCGACAGAAAATGTGTAAAGTGCAAAAGATGCACGAAGGAATGCGGTTTCGATGCGCTGAGCTACAGTAAGGAGTTTGACTGTATCATCGCCGATGACTCGAAGTGCGTAGCATGCCACAGATGCGTCACGTTCTGTCCCAAGAACGCGATAACGATCAGGGAGAACCAGCTGGCATACAAGAATAATTACAATTTCACCGCCAGTGTCAGGAAAAACATTCAGAAACAGGCAAACACAGGCGGAATACTGCTTACAGCAATGGGTAACGACAGGCCATACCCGATATACTGGGACCACATGCTCATAGATGCCTGCCAGGTAACCAACCCGTCTATCGACCCGCTCAGGGAGCCGATGGAGCTAAGGACCTACATCGGCAGGAAGCCGGACAGCCTTGAGTTCGAGACCGTGGATGGAAAACTTAAGCTGAAGACCAGGATAGGCCCCAACATCAAGATCGACGTGCCTGTCGTGTTCGCTGCGATGTCATACGGCTCGGTCAGCTATAACGTTCATAAATCGCTCATGAAGGCGGCACAGAACTGCGGAACACTGATGAATACCGGAGAGGGAGGCCTTCACAAGGACTTCTACGAGTATAAGGACAACGTCATTGTACAGTGCGCATCGGGAAGGTTCGGCGTTCACGGAGACTATCTTAATGCCGGCGCAGCCATCGAGATCAAGGTAGGCCAGGGAGCCAAGCCCGGTATCGGAGGCCACTTACCGGGCGAGAAAGTCGACGAGGAAGTGTCGAAGACCCGTATGATACCGCAGGGATCCGACGCGATATCCCCGGCACCGCATCACGATATTTACTCCATAGAGGACCTTTCGCAGCTGATATACGCACTGAAAGAGGCCACGGAATACAAGAAACCGATCTCGGTCAAGGTCGCGGCTGTTCATAACATAGCAGCCATATGCAGCGGTATCGTTCGCGCAGGGGCGGATATAGTCACCATAGACGGCTTCAGGGGAGGCACTGGCGCTGCACCGCTCGTCATACGCGATAACGTAGGCATACCGATCGAGCTTGCACTCGCCGCTGTCGACGACAGGCTGAGAAAAGAGGGCATACGCAACCATGCATCAATCATCTGCGGCGGCGGTATAAGGCACAGCGGAGATGTCATCAAGGCCATCGCCCTGGGTGCCGACGCAGTGATGATAGGTACATCCGCACTGGTGGCGCTTGGCTGCAGAGTGTGTCAGAAGTGCAATACAGGAAAGTGTTCCTGGGGCATTGCCACCCAGAAGCCCCATCTGACCGCAAGGCTCGACCCCGAGGAAGGCGCGCTCAGGCTTACCAACCTCCTGAACGGGTGGAGCCATGAGATACAGGAAGTTCTCGGCGCGTTAGGCGTGAACTCCCTGGAAAGCCTTAGAGGCAACAGGGAAAGGCTTCGCGGAATAGGGCTGGATGAAAAGACACTTGAAATACTGGGCATAAAGCCTGCAGGGAGATGA